In a genomic window of Homo sapiens chromosome 22, GRCh38.p14 Primary Assembly:
- the UPK3A gene encoding uroplakin-3a isoform 2 precursor (isoform 2 precursor is encoded by transcript variant 2) encodes MPPLWALLALGCLRFGSAVNLQPQLASVTFATNNPTLTTVALEKPLCMFDSKEALTGTHEVYLYVLVDSVTPYSTIDTWPGRRSGGMIVITSILGSLPFFLLVGFAGAIALSLVDMGSSDGETTHDSQITQEAVPKSLGASESSYTSVNRGPPLDRAEVYSSKLQD; translated from the exons ATGCCTCCGCTCTGGGCCCTGCTGGCCCTCGGCTGCCTGCGGTTCGGCTCGG CTGTGAACCTGCAGCCCCAACTGGCCAGTGTGACTTTCGCCACCAACAACCCCACACTTACCACTGTGGCCTTGGAAAAGCCTCTCTGCATGTTTGACAGCAAAGAGGCCCTCACTGGCACCCACGAGGTCTACCTGTATGTCCTGGTCGACTCAG TCACCCCATACTCGACGATCGACACGTGGCCAGGCCGGCGGAGCGGAGGCATGATCGTCATCACTTCCATCCTGGGCTCCCTGCCCTTCTTTCTACTTGTGGGTTTTGCTGGCGCCATTGCCCTCAGCCTCGT GGACATGGGGAGTTCTGATGGGGAAACGACTCACGACTCCCAAATCACTCAGGAGGCTGTTCCCAAGTCGCTGGGGGCCTCGGAGTCTTCCTACACGTCCGTGAACCGGGGGCCGCCACTGGACAGGGCTGAGGTGTATTCCAGCAAGCTCCAAGACTGA
- the UPK3A gene encoding uroplakin-3a isoform 1 precursor (isoform 1 precursor is encoded by transcript variant 1), translating into MPPLWALLALGCLRFGSAVNLQPQLASVTFATNNPTLTTVALEKPLCMFDSKEALTGTHEVYLYVLVDSAISRNASVQDSTNTPLGSTFLQTEGGRTGPYKAVAFDLIPCSDLPSLDAIGDVSKASQILNAYLVRVGANGTCLWDPNFQGLCNAPLSAATEYRFKYVLVNMSTGLVEDQTLWSDPIRTNQLTPYSTIDTWPGRRSGGMIVITSILGSLPFFLLVGFAGAIALSLVDMGSSDGETTHDSQITQEAVPKSLGASESSYTSVNRGPPLDRAEVYSSKLQD; encoded by the exons ATGCCTCCGCTCTGGGCCCTGCTGGCCCTCGGCTGCCTGCGGTTCGGCTCGG CTGTGAACCTGCAGCCCCAACTGGCCAGTGTGACTTTCGCCACCAACAACCCCACACTTACCACTGTGGCCTTGGAAAAGCCTCTCTGCATGTTTGACAGCAAAGAGGCCCTCACTGGCACCCACGAGGTCTACCTGTATGTCCTGGTCGACTCAG CCATTTCCAGGAATGCCTCAGTGCAAGACAGCACCAACACCCCACTGGGCTCAACGTTCCTACAAACAGAGGGTGGGAGGACAGGTCCCTACAAAGCTGTGGCCTTTGACCTGATCCCCTGCAGTGACCTGCCCAGCCTGGATGCCATTGGGGATGTGTCCAAGGCCTCACAGATCCTGAATGCCTACCTGGTCAGGGTGGGTGCCAACGGGACCTGCCTGTGGGATCCCAACTTCCAGGGCCTCTGTAACGCACCCCTGTCGGCAGCCACGGAGTACAG gttcaagtatGTCCTGGTCAATATGTCCACGGGCTTGGTAGAGGACCAGACCCTGTGGTCAGACCCCATCCGCACCAACCAGC TCACCCCATACTCGACGATCGACACGTGGCCAGGCCGGCGGAGCGGAGGCATGATCGTCATCACTTCCATCCTGGGCTCCCTGCCCTTCTTTCTACTTGTGGGTTTTGCTGGCGCCATTGCCCTCAGCCTCGT GGACATGGGGAGTTCTGATGGGGAAACGACTCACGACTCCCAAATCACTCAGGAGGCTGTTCCCAAGTCGCTGGGGGCCTCGGAGTCTTCCTACACGTCCGTGAACCGGGGGCCGCCACTGGACAGGGCTGAGGTGTATTCCAGCAAGCTCCAAGACTGA